The Allochromatium tepidum genome has a window encoding:
- a CDS encoding helix-turn-helix domain-containing protein, which produces MDFSTLGQFLKHTRRAQGVTQQRMAQDLDISRSTINAFEQGRAGDVGLRKVLKMLDYLGFTLEPSPQSPFPTFEQLRAEREQERRQEYRSEQDR; this is translated from the coding sequence ATGGACTTCTCCACGCTCGGTCAATTCCTCAAGCACACGCGCCGGGCACAGGGCGTCACTCAGCAGCGGATGGCGCAGGATCTGGACATCTCCCGCAGCACGATCAACGCCTTCGAGCAGGGTCGCGCCGGTGATGTCGGCTTGCGCAAGGTGCTGAAGATGCTCGATTACCTGGGCTTTACGCTGGAACCCAGTCCGCAGTCGCCCTTCCCGACCTTCGAACAACTGCGTGCCGAGCGCGAACAGGAGCGCCGGCAGGAATACAGGTCGGAGCAAGACCGATGA
- a CDS encoding adenosylcobinamide-GDP ribazoletransferase: MTRLRPLRIAGRFLSRLPFPDPGETQPHETGRSVPWYPFVGLLMGGPAALAALALAGAPIDVAAVLVLMLWVWSSGALHLDGLADSADAWIGGLGSRERTLEIMKDPCSGPAAVTLIGLVLLAKWAALKTLILAGVIWPLLAVPMLARAQLPLLLLTVPYARRQGMAADQFNHLPRRAAWLSVTAAGVVTLVLGGWSGLALILAALALYRIARHAMLTRISGFTGDTAGALVELTETLVLLLCALIIQ, encoded by the coding sequence ATGACACGACTCCGCCCACTCCGGATCGCCGGACGTTTCCTGTCACGGCTGCCCTTCCCCGACCCAGGAGAGACGCAACCGCACGAGACCGGGCGTTCGGTGCCCTGGTATCCGTTCGTCGGCCTCCTGATGGGAGGACCGGCGGCGCTCGCGGCACTAGCGCTCGCCGGCGCGCCGATTGATGTCGCGGCGGTGCTGGTGCTGATGCTCTGGGTCTGGTCGAGCGGCGCGCTGCATCTGGATGGGCTGGCGGATAGCGCGGATGCCTGGATCGGCGGACTCGGCAGTCGTGAACGCACGCTGGAGATCATGAAGGATCCGTGCAGCGGTCCGGCGGCTGTGACGCTCATCGGGCTGGTGCTGCTCGCCAAGTGGGCGGCGTTGAAGACGCTGATCCTGGCCGGCGTCATCTGGCCGTTGCTCGCCGTTCCCATGCTGGCGCGGGCGCAGTTGCCGCTGCTGCTGCTGACCGTGCCCTATGCGCGCCGGCAGGGTATGGCCGCCGATCAGTTCAATCATCTGCCCCGGCGGGCGGCCTGGCTGAGCGTTACGGCGGCTGGAGTCGTGACGCTAGTGCTCGGCGGCTGGTCTGGTCTGGCGCTGATCCTGGCGGCGCTGGCGCTCTACCGTATCGCGCGGCACGCCATGCTCACGCGGATCTCGGGCTTTACCGGTGACACGGCCGGTGCTCTGGTCGAGCTGACCGAAACGCTGGTATTGCTGCTGTGCGCGCTCATTATCCAGTGA
- a CDS encoding histidine phosphatase family protein: MNGSGSEPLIELLRHGDVEGGACFRGALDDPLSPLGWEQMRRATADRSDWTRLVSSPARRCAEFARELAETHDLPLTLTDAVRERGFGDWEGRAVSEIPSDELQRFWSDPVGYTPPGAEPFADFRARVLAAWRDLLDVREPRTLLITHGGVIRVLVAEVLCMAEAGLLLLEVPHACLTRLRIYPPPGRPSLIAHGSIE; encoded by the coding sequence TTGAACGGATCGGGATCCGAGCCGCTCATCGAGCTGTTGCGGCATGGCGATGTCGAGGGCGGCGCCTGTTTTCGCGGCGCGCTTGACGATCCGCTGAGTCCGCTCGGCTGGGAGCAGATGCGGCGCGCGACGGCGGACCGGTCGGACTGGACGCGACTCGTCAGCTCGCCGGCACGCCGGTGCGCCGAGTTCGCGCGTGAGCTGGCCGAGACGCATGACCTGCCGCTGACCCTGACGGACGCTGTTCGCGAGCGTGGTTTCGGCGATTGGGAAGGCCGCGCCGTCAGCGAGATTCCGTCCGATGAACTCCAGCGCTTCTGGAGCGATCCGGTCGGCTATACGCCGCCTGGAGCCGAACCCTTCGCCGATTTCCGCGCACGGGTGCTGGCGGCCTGGCGCGACCTGCTCGATGTGCGCGAACCCCGGACGCTTCTGATCACCCACGGCGGCGTCATCCGCGTGCTGGTCGCCGAGGTGTTGTGCATGGCCGAAGCGGGATTGCTGCTGCTCGAAGTCCCACACGCCTGTCTCACCCGACTGCGGATCTATCCGCCGCCGGGGCGTCCGAGTCTGATTGCTCACGGTTCGATCGAATGA
- the cobT gene encoding nicotinate-nucleotide--dimethylbenzimidazole phosphoribosyltransferase, with protein sequence MNMTLDWLQAPCRPIDQQAAAAAQARQDRLTKPRGSLGRLEEMAIRLAGMQGTDTPTPDPVRILQFVSDHGVAVEGVSCFPREVTLQMLHNIARGGAAVSVMAEAIDAVMEIFDLGIATDPGPVAGVRSERLGPGTGNIAREPAMTDDQLARALDIGRTAVERALDEGARLLICGEMGIGNTTPATALACALLDLEPAILTGPGTGLDRQGVSRKAQVVAAALALHARPEHGPVELLRRLGGFDIAASTGAFIRAAQLGLPILVDGFIISAAALVATRINPGARDWMLFSHGSAEPGHRHMMEALDADPYLHLRLRLGEATGGATLVPLLRMACVVHRKMATFDEAGVSEA encoded by the coding sequence ATGAACATGACACTCGACTGGCTCCAAGCCCCCTGCCGTCCCATCGACCAGCAGGCCGCCGCGGCGGCTCAGGCGCGTCAGGATCGACTCACCAAACCGCGCGGTTCGCTCGGTCGCCTGGAAGAGATGGCGATCCGGCTCGCCGGGATGCAGGGCACGGACACACCCACGCCCGACCCGGTGCGCATCCTGCAATTCGTCTCCGATCACGGCGTGGCCGTCGAGGGCGTCTCCTGCTTCCCGCGCGAAGTCACGCTCCAGATGCTGCACAACATCGCGCGCGGCGGCGCGGCCGTCTCGGTGATGGCCGAGGCGATCGACGCCGTGATGGAGATCTTCGATCTGGGCATCGCCACCGATCCCGGCCCGGTCGCCGGCGTGCGCTCCGAGCGGCTCGGTCCGGGCACAGGCAACATAGCCCGTGAACCGGCCATGACCGACGACCAGCTCGCGCGTGCGCTCGACATCGGGCGCACGGCGGTCGAACGCGCGCTCGACGAGGGCGCACGCCTCCTGATCTGTGGCGAGATGGGCATCGGCAACACCACCCCGGCGACGGCCCTGGCCTGTGCCCTGCTGGATCTGGAACCGGCGATCCTGACCGGACCCGGCACCGGGCTCGACCGCCAAGGCGTCTCGCGCAAGGCTCAGGTGGTCGCGGCGGCCCTGGCTCTCCATGCCCGCCCCGAGCACGGACCGGTGGAGCTGCTGCGCCGTCTCGGCGGCTTCGACATCGCCGCCAGCACCGGCGCCTTCATCCGCGCCGCGCAGCTCGGATTGCCGATCCTGGTCGACGGCTTCATCATCAGCGCGGCGGCGCTGGTCGCCACCCGGATCAACCCCGGCGCGCGCGACTGGATGCTGTTCTCGCACGGCTCGGCGGAGCCCGGACATCGCCACATGATGGAGGCACTCGACGCCGATCCCTATCTGCATCTGCGACTGCGCCTCGGCGAGGCCACGGGCGGCGCGACCCTGGTGCCCCTGCTCCGCATGGCCTGTGTCGTGCACCGAAAGATGGCGACCTTCGACGAAGCGGGCGTGAGCGAGGCTTGA